In Hemicordylus capensis ecotype Gifberg chromosome 12, rHemCap1.1.pri, whole genome shotgun sequence, the genomic stretch CAAGTCCTTCTAGATTCCCGCCGCATGACCAAGGCGGTGAGCTCCCCAACAGCCCCGCAACACGAGCCGTGAAGGATGCTCCGGAGACTCCGAccgggatctttcccagcccgacccgGAGAGGTgatcagggagggaaactgggatCTTCTACGTTTCTCCCGCAAACCGGAAGCTGCCATTTCCGGCAGTGCGaaccggctcacacatccctcaCGGGGAAGATCTGCTCTGACTGTATTGGCGCTGTTATTGCCGGCCTGTGACCAAAACACTGAATTGAACTGAAGCGGCCATCTACTGAGGCAGACGCTTGTTCCaccaagctcaggattgtctgcacaggctggcagcggcttctccaaggtggcaggcaggagtctctctcccagccctctctcgttggagatgctgccagggagggaacttgggaacctcctgctcttcccagagcggctccatcccctgaggggaatatcttgcagtgctcacacatcaagtctccctttcatatgcaaccagggcggaccctgcttagctaaggggacaagtcctgcttgcgaccaccagaccagctctcctctcctaaaaagatctcaagtacagagccaggaaagatcttagggaatataggaagctgccatatactgagtcagatccttagtccatctaactcagtattgtcttcacagactggcagcggcttctcccaggttgcaggcaggagtctctctcccagccctacctggagatgctgccagggattgaacccaggaccttctgcctgcaaagcagggggGCTTTCCCACTCAGCTATGGCCCTTCCCTTCTGGGACAGATCAGCCAATGGCTCAACGCTGCATATATCCATCTCACATCTCCATCCTACAAGTTCTAGCCGGACCATTAACTTGGCTGCAATTTCCTCCAACTCACCTTCTATATGGCAGATCTGGAAGTCCTGGGTGTAAGGTAGCGTGGAAATGTAGATTTTGGCACCGGACGCTTGTTTGAGGAAACTCACGTACCGCCCTTGCTTGCCTATCAGCCGGCCAACCAAATGCTGCAGGGGaggaaaagtgaagagagagGCAAGGGGGCCATCAGCTGGTTCAGAAAAAGGCCAAGCGTCGTTTTCCATTTGTGAAGAAGCAGGGGGGCTGCTCTGTGCTTTCCTGGGATGCACCCTCAGTCGAGAGAGAGATGGCTCTGATCCCAAACCGAGGAGCACGCcgctcctttgaggtaggctgccaccagttccaAGACTGAGCTAAAGCCACTGACCCGGCTTAGACACAGCTTCGAACAACCTAGAagtgtctggcttgggacttacaggcactgtgcaGACCGAGTCCACACAACGCAGctccaggtaaaggtaaagtgtgccatcctgTCGGTGTCGACTAcaaagccccgtggttgtctttggtggaatccGGGAGGGGTtgacctttgcctcctcccgtgcagtgtgagatgatgcctttcagcatcttcctctatcgctgctgcccaatagaggtgtttcccatagtctgggaaatataccagcggggattcgaaccggcaacctctggctcgctagtcacgtcatttccccactgcgccaatgTATTATTCAGAAAACTACTCAACTGTAGcgaatgaccttacgaggcacatggaGAAGAGTTCTGCGAGTGACCCTCCAGAAGATGTTAAATCGGACTGAAGTCAccgagggtagatcccaggaaaccCTAGAGCCACCCGTTTCCCCACACCATTTTTATCAGCTATATGGCCTTCAAGTTGTCATTCCAAAAGGTGTTCAAGGACAGGATATCAATGTGTTGCTATGGCCAACACAAGAGCATCGACTAAAACCTAGTAGACTAGTTCACACCATGAGtatttgggtaggacaagcatcctacccaggtttgggagctgggcgtGGGCGTACTCCCGCTTTCTGCTCAGGGGTTGATAAAATGCAAGGTGGGGGATGGAGAAGCCATCGTGTGCAAGGATCCTGCTGGACACAAGGGCTTCCTCTCCAACCTCCTTCCACAGCTGGGTAGAAGGGAGAGTGCCTTGCCCCCTATGTctcaacctggaccttaagatcttcttccgAGGCCCTCCTCCGAGTGCTCCTACCAAATGAGGCAAGGCGGGTGgcaaccagggagagggccttttcggtggtggcaccccgtttctggaatagcctccccagtgaggttctcctGGCCTCATCACTTTGTTCGTTTcaatgccaggtgaagacctttttgttcactctggccttttaatttttttttttaatcttttaaattgttttgtattctaGTTTCAACTTTCAAACCCTCCACTCTTTTTTTGGTCAGCTGTGTTTTTATGAAATAAACCCCAAgatgttatggggcagctaacaaaccAAGATGATGACCATAATGATGATGGGCAGGGCCGGGTTCTCCAGCCCAGCGTGAACCATCGGGAAATGCCAACGGGCCCAGCTCCTGGGAACCTGTCTTATCCAGTTACCGACTGCACAAACTGGTCTAAGTGAATTATCCACGAGTTCTCCAAGTGTGGAAAGAATTTTGTTTCTCGGTTTTATGCTCTGCCCATCTCTAAGACGGCAGCCAATAAGACATCATCAAAATCCTTAGAAAGCCGGGCCTACTCCTTGAGACATCCGGAACAGCTTTTGCTGCCTGTTGAATGGGGCAGGGGGATATCCCACGTTCCCTGGCCCCTCAAAAACCCTCTAGTGTCCACCTACGAAGGGCAAAGCAGCTTACAGGTGCCCGGGCCAGCCTGTCCCACCAGGGTGGGGGGATATTTCAGCCCTTACTTTTGGAACTTCGATCTCCCAGATGACAAGCTCCATCTTATTGGATTCCACGCCCGTTTTCGAGCTGGGGCAGCTATCTTTCTTCCGGAGAGCACAGCCACTGTCCACGGAATCCATGCTATTTACATCTGAACCTACAGAGGAGGGAGAAAGTGCCGCCGTGAGCCCCGTCTCCACCACACAGCTCTTCAAGCCAAGACCTGCCAGTTCTGCAGGCATCACGGCATCCAACTCTCTCGAGAACGTAGGAGAACCTAGAACCATTCCCACACCCAAAGACATCGCCATCATTAATACACCAGTTTCCAATGAAGACCTTCTCAGAAATGGTCCGTGTATATCACAGCGGTGGATGTAAGACCATGAACACCCAGAACACCCTGATAGTTTTAGTCTGTGTGCCTCCAAAGCCCCCACACCCAGTGAACCTAGACCACACTGAGGCAGACACAAGTTCATGTGCCACTGATCAGCCCCATGGCAGAGTCCCTGCTTCAGCCTCACCAAGGGGAAAATCAAGACACACCCAGAAGCCGAAGCGAAACTCTCACCTCCCGAGTGATCCGTATCGGCTTCCGCCGGCCACGGCTGGTCGTGCCTCCGATCCTGGCAGTCTTCCTTCAGCACCCCGTTGCTGTATGGCACTTGGTTTTCGGGCAGCGCTGGAGAGTGGGGTTTTCGGCTCGGTGCCGAATGGTGTGCCAAGTCTTGGACTGAGGTCCTGGTCAAAAAATCCTGCTCGCAAGCGGAAGAGTTTTTCAAGAGCTCTTCCGCACTCGTCCCGTCTTCCGAGGTGCACGCACTGCACCCGGAGTCCTCTGTCACCGTGTGTGCATCTTCGAAGGCCTCCTCGAGGTTCGCCACCACGGTCAGGTCGCCGCCCGACGGCACAAGACCTACGCAGTCCATCAGCCGCCGACCAGGGTTAGTCAGGAGACCGTGTGTCAAGTGGCTGGAAAAGGTCACGTGATGGTTGACGTGCTCTTCCAATAGAGGAGCAGGGCTGACTGTGGAGGCCTTTTCAGGTGGGATCTCAGCTCCCTTACTGGATTCTACTTGGCCGACAGGCACCTTCTCCAGTGGTGCATCAATGCGGCCAACGGTTACTTGACAGATTCTGTCCGACATATCGCCCACCGATCCGGAAAGCACTTCTTCTGTGGCTGCGAGGATGACCCTGGAAATGATGTGTATGGCAACCTGCTCAATCGTCTCGACTTCTCTCTCCAAGCCAACTCCTCCGGGCCTCTCTTTCTCCAAACATGTCTTGTATCCACCTTCTCGGACTCCACTGCTTGCCAACGTCCTATCCGTGTCCGAACTAGACATCTCTTCTTTCGGGGGCAACGCCGAACTAGCAGGTTCCAGCAGCCGCTGCGTCAACACCGCAACCTCCCTCTCCAGTCCACCACCAGCACCGCCATTGATCTCTTCCATTTTGGGGTCATCAACACCAGCCAAGGCCTTGGGCAGAGTTTGGCTCGCTGCTTCGGAGCAAGGGACAGGTGAAGAACCAGCACCTACCGAGGTCGATGCGAGCGAGAGCCCTTCTCTCCAGGGCTTCTCTGATGCATCTTTCTGGACAGCCACATCGGGGCTGTCCTCTGGCTCTTCCAAACGAGACGTCTCCGGTGGAGATGCCCAACCCACCTCTGGCATCTGCTCTGCACCTTGCGTGGGTTCCAGCTTCTCCTCGGCTGCACCCTCCGTATGGAGGGAGTCACCAGCTCGTCGTGTCTCCTGAAGAGAAGACATCTGTGCGGGAGATCCAAATCCACCTTGAGAAATAGCTGTCTCCAGTTTTTGACTGTTGTCCTGAAGAGTGTCCGATCCGACGGCGGGCTCTGGCACAACAGGGTGCGGCTTCGAGGGGTCCAAGCTCTGGGCGCTGGACTCCGGAGAGGGTGCCCGCCGCCCCGAAGACTCCAAGGCGAAGGCGCCTTCAGCAGTCTGTGCAACCGCCAAAGGCAGCGGCCGTTTGTCGCTGGCGTCATCTTTCGAGCCGGGTTGTCTCTTGGGACTGCCGATCCGGTCTTCTTCCAAGCCGGCCAAGTCCTGCCTGCCGCGATTGCTTGCCCGCTCCTTTTTCCGCGaagaaaaccaccaccacccgatGAGGGCCAGGACTCCCGGGATGGCGAAGGGCAGCAGCTTATGGAAACGCAGAGCCATGGTGAAGGTCCCTAGCAGTCACACCtaggaggagagaagaagaacAGAGCAGGTTACAAGAGGGGCTTCTGTGCTCTAGGTCTAGGCcagagattctcagcgttgggtccccagatgttactggatttcaactcccagaattcccaaccaaaggccactggggctgaggattctgggagttgaagtccaataacatctgggggcccaaggctgagaatccttgctctaggcAGCGCTCAGCTGGGCCTCCGTGGTCTTAGGGCTGCAGCGTCTAATGCGTTACTGCCCATCTAACTGGGAGGGGGACCCGTTTAAGAAAAGGTTAACTTTTAAtgcaagtacaggtgaaactcggaaaattagaatatcgtgcaaaagtccattaatttcagtcatgcaaattaaaaggtgaaactgatatatgagacagacgcattacatgcaaagcgagagaagtccagccttatttggttatcattgtgatgatcatggcgtacagctcgtgaaaaccccaaatccataatCCCAGAAatttagaatattacatggaaccaagaagacaaggactgtagaatagaacaatatcggacctccgaaaagtatacagtgtactgtgcttgattggccagcaaactcgcctgacctgactccatagagaatctatggggcattgccgagagaaggatgagagacatgagagcaaacaatgcagaagagctgaaggccgctaatgaagcatcctggtcttccataacacctcctcagtgccacaggctgacagcatccatgccacgccgcatggaggcagtcattgctgccaaaggggcccaaaccaaggactgaatacatatgcatgcttctacttttcagaggtccgatattgttctcttctacaatccttgtcttcttggttccatgtgatattctaattttctgggattgtggatttggggttttcatgagctgtacgccatgatcaccacaatgataacaaattaaggctggacttctctcgctttgcatgtaatgtgtctgtctcatatatcagtttcaccttttaatttgcatgactgaaattaatggacttttgcacgatattctaattttccgagtttcacctgtacttgtaaagttttgggacagggagctgaCCGGGCTCCTTTTcctgtgcaaaccactttgagaacttggtttAGACACTGTGGAAACGTATTAGAATCCAAGAACACCCCTGcacatccagtccaacatcccgCTTCCCAACacatgcctccgagaagcccacagccaagagacGACATATAACATGACATACATACAAACAGAGCAATATTCTCGACACAATTCAgagccagttcacacaaaagttcaTCCCTGAACCCCTCGTTTTTAAGAACAAccttaaggcacacctgttttctcaggcttctgGTTATTAGAATTTTAAAATGGTTAGCTGTTTGTATCCTGTGAAAAAAAGTGTCCCgttttcatttttatattccaatttggATTGTGTACGCCACCGAGAGATGTAAATAtcgggcgatatataaatatgacagcGAAAATACAGATTAAACGGGGGGCCCCTTACAATCAATTGCTAAcagggttctctctaatttttttccatctgtgtgcggaatgagttttattctgggcagcaaaaccaggcactgtgtgtgcacaccatgtgcattcagagtggtgccttcccgattcaacctgagtgggatt encodes the following:
- the AKAP1 gene encoding A-kinase anchor protein 1, mitochondrial, translating into MALRFHKLLPFAIPGVLALIGWWWFSSRKKERASNRGRQDLAGLEEDRIGSPKRQPGSKDDASDKRPLPLAVAQTAEGAFALESSGRRAPSPESSAQSLDPSKPHPVVPEPAVGSDTLQDNSQKLETAISQGGFGSPAQMSSLQETRRAGDSLHTEGAAEEKLEPTQGAEQMPEVGWASPPETSRLEEPEDSPDVAVQKDASEKPWREGLSLASTSVGAGSSPVPCSEAASQTLPKALAGVDDPKMEEINGGAGGGLEREVAVLTQRLLEPASSALPPKEEMSSSDTDRTLASSGVREGGYKTCLEKERPGGVGLEREVETIEQVAIHIISRVILAATEEVLSGSVGDMSDRICQVTVGRIDAPLEKVPVGQVESSKGAEIPPEKASTVSPAPLLEEHVNHHVTFSSHLTHGLLTNPGRRLMDCVGLVPSGGDLTVVANLEEAFEDAHTVTEDSGCSACTSEDGTSAEELLKNSSACEQDFLTRTSVQDLAHHSAPSRKPHSPALPENQVPYSNGVLKEDCQDRRHDQPWPAEADTDHSGGSDVNSMDSVDSGCALRKKDSCPSSKTGVESNKMELVIWEIEVPKHLVGRLIGKQGRYVSFLKQASGAKIYISTLPYTQDFQICHIEGSQQNVDKALSLIGKKFKDLSLTNIYAPPPPSLPLHSLPMTSWLMLPDGVTVEVIVVNQINAGHLFVQQHTHPTFHVLRSLDQQMYLCYSQPGIPTMPTPVEVGVVCAAPGVEGAWWRAQVVGYFKDAGEVEIRYVDYGGYERVKIETLRQIRSDFVTLPFQGAEVLLDNVVPLPDEDQFSSEADTAVSDMTRGSPLLAQVTNYDSPTGLPLIQLWSMIGDELVSINRTLVEKGFAQWVESY